The following are from one region of the Nocardia terpenica genome:
- a CDS encoding LysR family transcriptional regulator: protein MTGDGKLSAMLSLEQVRGFVAVAEEGSFRRAAERLRMTQPPLSRQIQKLERDVGVLLLDRTQRQVELTPAGVVFLAEARRLLALAEAAPGTARRVAAGRVGTVRIGFTATAGFGYLGRFLNRVSQALPEVRLSLSELVSAAQFNELSSGRLDLALARPPFDGAEFAGRQVHREALVLAVPERHRLADRAPIGVPDLDGERMLVYAPGPARYFAELMTRVLAGVSYEPSDRLTQVHTMLALVAAGRGLALVPETAGHLHPDGVRFRPLAGVREQAELYAVWRRDTANPALRRVTDLLEMWPDA from the coding sequence ATGACCGGCGACGGCAAGCTGTCAGCCATGCTGTCCCTGGAGCAGGTGCGTGGATTCGTCGCGGTCGCCGAGGAAGGTAGTTTCCGCCGCGCGGCGGAACGACTGCGGATGACCCAGCCGCCGCTGAGCCGCCAGATCCAGAAATTGGAGCGCGACGTGGGCGTGCTGCTGCTGGACCGCACCCAGCGGCAGGTGGAGCTGACCCCCGCCGGGGTGGTCTTCCTGGCCGAGGCCCGCCGCCTGCTGGCGCTGGCCGAGGCCGCGCCGGGCACCGCGCGGCGGGTGGCCGCCGGTCGCGTCGGCACCGTCCGGATCGGCTTCACCGCGACCGCCGGATTCGGCTATCTCGGCCGCTTCCTCAACCGCGTCTCGCAGGCGCTGCCCGAGGTGCGGCTGTCGCTGAGCGAGCTGGTCAGCGCCGCGCAGTTCAACGAATTGTCCAGCGGCAGACTGGATCTCGCACTGGCGCGGCCGCCCTTCGACGGCGCCGAGTTCGCCGGGCGGCAGGTACATCGCGAAGCGCTGGTGCTCGCGGTGCCCGAACGCCACCGACTGGCCGACCGCGCCCCGATCGGCGTGCCCGACCTGGACGGCGAGCGCATGCTGGTGTACGCGCCCGGTCCCGCACGCTATTTCGCCGAACTGATGACCCGGGTGCTGGCGGGCGTGTCCTACGAACCGTCCGACCGGCTCACCCAGGTGCACACCATGCTCGCGCTGGTGGCGGCCGGGCGCGGGCTGGCCCTGGTGCCCGAGACCGCAGGCCACCTGCATCCGGACGGGGTGCGATTCCGGCCGCTGGCGGGGGTGCGCGAGCAGGCCGAACTGTATGCGGTCTGGCGGCGGGACACGGCCAATCCGGCCCTGCGCCGCGTGACCGATCTGCTGGAGATGTGGCCGGACGCCTGA
- a CDS encoding IclR family transcriptional regulator codes for MQRNGHADRDEASATGVKSARRAITLLEVFAANRSWLSLAEMHAATGFPRSSLHGLLRTLRAAEWIECDETGTRFRLGVRALICGTAYLDRDPAVPFATAVLERLRDDTGFTAHYARLSGTEVVYLETRESRRSDHLISRVGRTLPAHATALGKALLAELADPELADLLPPRLAALTAHTRTDRDTLYAELGVVRERGYATEREEGTAGVACAAAAVPYRIPATDAVSCSMPMDRVTEGEQHRIGAVLRDAAAELARQLRRAGIR; via the coding sequence ATGCAGCGCAACGGCCACGCGGACCGCGACGAGGCGTCGGCGACGGGCGTCAAGTCCGCGCGCCGCGCGATCACGCTGCTGGAGGTGTTCGCCGCCAACCGATCCTGGCTCTCGCTCGCCGAAATGCATGCGGCCACCGGCTTTCCGCGCTCCAGCCTGCACGGCCTGCTGCGCACCCTGCGCGCCGCCGAATGGATCGAATGCGACGAGACCGGCACCCGATTCCGGCTCGGGGTGCGCGCATTGATCTGTGGCACGGCGTATCTCGATCGCGACCCGGCCGTGCCGTTCGCGACCGCCGTGCTGGAGCGGCTGCGCGACGACACCGGATTCACCGCCCACTACGCGCGGCTGTCCGGCACCGAGGTGGTGTACCTGGAGACCCGCGAGTCCCGACGGTCCGACCATCTCATCTCCCGGGTGGGCCGCACGCTGCCCGCGCACGCGACCGCGCTGGGCAAGGCGCTGCTGGCCGAGCTGGCCGATCCCGAACTCGCCGACCTGCTGCCGCCGCGCCTGGCCGCGCTCACCGCACACACCCGCACCGACCGCGACACGCTGTACGCCGAACTGGGTGTCGTGCGCGAGCGCGGATACGCCACCGAGCGCGAGGAGGGCACCGCGGGCGTGGCCTGCGCGGCCGCGGCGGTGCCGTATCGCATTCCGGCCACCGACGCCGTCAGCTGCTCGATGCCGATGGATCGGGTCACCGAGGGGGAGCAGCACCGCATCGGCGCGGTGCTGCGCGATGCCGCCGCCGAACTCGCGCGCCAGCTGCGGCGCGCCGGAATTCGTTGA
- a CDS encoding NAD-dependent epimerase/dehydratase family protein: protein MADQRILVTGAAGGIGRLMRPRLARPDRVLRLLDIAPQDPAGPGERVEIVTGSLTDPEVAAAACRDVHAVIHLGGLSREDTWARMLEINIDGTHTVLEAARAAGVPRVILASSNHAVGFRRIGEAGPDGLPPDSSPRPDTYYGVSKAAMEALGSLYHSRFGMDITCLRIGSCFERPADIRQLSIWLSPNDCARLLESCLATDKPGYRVLWAVSANTRTVVSLREAAAIGYHSEDDAELFAAEVPPGKLPDYLGGTFCECPLGQPNPL from the coding sequence ATGGCCGACCAACGGATCCTCGTCACCGGCGCGGCGGGCGGAATCGGGCGGCTGATGCGCCCGCGGCTGGCCCGGCCGGACCGGGTGCTGCGGCTGCTCGACATCGCGCCGCAGGATCCGGCCGGGCCGGGGGAGCGGGTGGAGATCGTCACCGGATCGCTCACCGATCCCGAGGTCGCGGCCGCGGCCTGTCGTGATGTGCACGCGGTGATCCACCTGGGCGGACTGTCTCGCGAGGACACCTGGGCGCGCATGCTGGAGATCAATATCGACGGCACGCACACCGTGCTGGAGGCCGCCCGCGCGGCCGGGGTGCCGCGGGTGATCCTGGCCTCGAGCAACCACGCGGTGGGTTTCCGGCGGATCGGCGAGGCGGGCCCCGACGGCCTGCCCCCCGACAGCAGCCCGCGCCCGGACACCTACTACGGCGTGAGCAAGGCGGCGATGGAAGCGCTCGGCAGCCTCTATCACTCCCGCTTCGGCATGGACATCACCTGCCTGCGAATCGGCAGCTGCTTCGAGCGCCCCGCCGACATCCGCCAACTGTCGATCTGGTTGTCCCCCAACGACTGTGCCCGCCTCCTGGAGTCCTGCCTGGCCACCGACAAGCCGGGATACCGTGTGCTGTGGGCAGTCTCGGCGAACACCCGCACCGTCGTCTCCCTCCGCGAGGCCGCCGCGATCGGCTACCACAGCGAGGACGACGCGGAACTCTTCGCCGCCGAGGTCCCGCCGGGAAAGCTCCCCGACTACCTCGGCGGCACCTTCTGCGAATGCCCACTGGGACAACCCAATCCACTCTGA
- a CDS encoding sugar porter family MFS transporter, giving the protein MQQSASAPGRRRRIGVSYLYFFGALGGILFGYDLGVISGVLLFIKPLWHLGSVAQGVVGGCLAAGAVVGAAFAGRITDRWGRRRSIMVAAVVFVVGVLGCTVAPTFSVLVVARFVTGVAVGCSSATVPTYLSELAPTRVRGALSTLNQLMIVSGILIAYIIDWALSGAQNWRLMFAIAAIPAVVLFFGLIGMPETPRWLVRAGRDAEAREVLRQTHRDGDIDAELGSIREVIRLDTERQGRLRDLLTPWARPALAVAMILAVGQQFAGTNAVNLYAPTMFTDLGLANSGSLLASIVMGAVKLVFTAWVFVVVDRWGRKPLLLTGNVLMALALLLLGAAVLGMGKGPGTGIVALVLLNLYWVGYELGWGAVVWVMMAEIFPLRVRGVGMGAGSVVLWAATFAITFLFPVLNDQLGLAYSAWIFAAVSVVLFALVRRFVPETKGRSLERIELDLRARVGRAPGKAAA; this is encoded by the coding sequence ATGCAGCAGTCGGCATCGGCGCCCGGGCGGCGACGGCGAATCGGCGTCTCCTACTTGTATTTCTTCGGAGCGCTGGGCGGGATCCTCTTCGGCTACGACCTCGGTGTCATCTCCGGGGTCCTGTTGTTCATCAAGCCGCTGTGGCATCTCGGGTCGGTGGCCCAGGGGGTGGTCGGCGGGTGCCTGGCGGCGGGGGCGGTGGTCGGGGCGGCGTTCGCGGGGCGCATCACCGACCGGTGGGGGCGGCGGCGGTCGATCATGGTCGCCGCGGTCGTGTTCGTCGTGGGTGTGCTGGGTTGCACTGTGGCGCCGACGTTTTCGGTACTGGTGGTGGCCCGGTTCGTGACCGGCGTCGCGGTGGGGTGCTCGTCGGCGACGGTGCCGACCTACCTGTCCGAGCTGGCGCCCACGCGGGTGCGGGGTGCGCTGTCGACGCTCAATCAGCTGATGATCGTGTCGGGAATCCTCATCGCCTACATCATCGACTGGGCGCTGTCGGGTGCGCAGAACTGGCGGCTGATGTTCGCCATCGCCGCGATTCCGGCCGTGGTGCTGTTCTTCGGTCTCATCGGCATGCCGGAGACGCCGCGCTGGCTGGTGCGGGCCGGGCGCGACGCCGAGGCCCGCGAGGTGCTGCGGCAGACCCACCGCGACGGCGATATCGACGCCGAACTGGGCAGCATTCGCGAGGTGATCCGGCTCGACACCGAACGGCAGGGGCGGCTGCGCGACCTGCTCACGCCGTGGGCGCGGCCCGCGCTGGCGGTGGCCATGATTCTGGCGGTCGGCCAGCAGTTCGCCGGGACCAATGCGGTGAATCTGTACGCGCCGACCATGTTCACCGACCTCGGGCTGGCCAATTCGGGCTCGCTGCTCGCCTCGATCGTCATGGGCGCGGTGAAGCTGGTGTTCACCGCGTGGGTGTTCGTCGTCGTGGACCGGTGGGGCCGAAAACCGTTGCTGCTCACCGGAAATGTGCTCATGGCGCTGGCGCTGCTGCTGCTCGGCGCGGCCGTGCTCGGCATGGGCAAGGGTCCCGGGACCGGCATCGTGGCGCTGGTGCTGCTGAATCTGTACTGGGTCGGTTACGAACTCGGCTGGGGCGCCGTGGTGTGGGTGATGATGGCCGAGATCTTCCCGCTGCGGGTGCGCGGCGTGGGGATGGGCGCCGGGAGCGTGGTGCTGTGGGCGGCGACCTTCGCCATCACCTTCCTGTTCCCGGTGCTGAACGACCAGCTGGGCCTGGCGTATTCGGCCTGGATCTTCGCCGCGGTGAGCGTCGTGCTGTTCGCGCTGGTGCGGCGGTTCGTGCCGGAGACCAAGGGGCGCAGCCTGGAACGGATAGAACTGGATCTGCGGGCGCGGGTCGGGAGAGCGCCGGGAAAGGCGGCGGCGTGA
- a CDS encoding lactonase family protein, whose protein sequence is MTRSAAYVSNADSGTISVLHLTADGTVTPVQTVAAGAAVMPLAVGPDRRHLYAALRSRPYSVACFDIGSGTGRLTALATIPLADNMAYLATDRTGRYLLAASYPGDVVSVNPIGPDGVVRPDPVEVLSTPPHAHSIVPDPTNRYVFATSLGGDAILQFRFDPETGRLTPNTPAFVVTEPGAGPRHLVFHPAGRLAFVANELDGTVSAFEFDSDTGCLTLLDTYTVLPDQGSKPWTAELRLTPDGHHLYASDRHTNTLATFRINPHPATLTPLGHTPTEPCPRGFAIAPTGHHLLAAGQDSNALTVYSIDPPTGTLTPLARHPLGRNPNWVEIIPLS, encoded by the coding sequence GTGACACGGTCGGCGGCCTATGTCTCCAATGCCGACAGCGGCACCATCTCGGTCCTGCACCTGACCGCCGACGGCACGGTGACACCGGTGCAGACGGTCGCGGCCGGTGCCGCGGTCATGCCGCTGGCGGTCGGCCCGGACCGCCGCCACCTGTACGCCGCGCTGCGATCGCGGCCGTACTCGGTGGCGTGCTTCGACATCGGTTCGGGCACCGGGCGTCTCACCGCGCTCGCGACGATTCCGCTGGCGGACAACATGGCCTACCTGGCGACCGATCGCACCGGTCGTTACCTGCTGGCCGCGTCCTACCCGGGCGACGTCGTCTCGGTGAACCCCATCGGGCCCGACGGTGTGGTGCGACCGGACCCGGTCGAGGTGCTTTCGACACCGCCGCATGCCCATTCGATCGTGCCCGACCCCACCAACCGCTACGTGTTCGCCACATCGCTGGGCGGCGACGCCATCCTCCAGTTCCGCTTCGACCCGGAAACCGGGCGACTGACACCGAACACCCCGGCCTTCGTCGTAACCGAACCCGGTGCGGGACCGCGACATCTGGTATTCCACCCCGCCGGTCGCCTCGCCTTCGTCGCCAACGAGCTGGACGGCACGGTCTCCGCCTTCGAATTCGATTCCGACACCGGATGTTTGACCCTGCTCGACACGTACACCGTTCTCCCCGACCAAGGTTCGAAACCGTGGACCGCCGAACTCCGCCTCACCCCCGACGGCCACCACCTCTACGCCTCCGACCGCCACACCAACACCCTCGCCACCTTCCGCATCAATCCCCACCCCGCCACCCTGACCCCCTTGGGCCACACCCCAACCGAGCCATGCCCTCGCGGCTTCGCCATCGCCCCCACCGGCCACCACCTCCTCGCCGCAGGCCAAGACTCGAACGCCCTCACGGTCTACTCCATAGATCCCCCTACCGGCACTCTCACCCCACTCGCCCGCCACCCACTGGGCCGCAACCCGAACTGGGTCGAAATCATCCCGCTCTCCTAG
- a CDS encoding aldose epimerase family protein, with protein MPDEELHLSAGDARLTVNAATGRVANFRLGDIEVLRTGARFGSFPMAPWCGRMRNGELRWEGTTYQLPRTAEPHAIHGTVRDHPWEVVERSETILVLAQQLREPWPFRGRVTQSFDLAPDSAAFRMTVESASDPFPAQVGWHPWFQRRLTPTGKDVEIDFTPGWQEERGADYLPTGNHIAPLPGPWDDCFGMPDGVRVTLTWPETLRLTITSPTRWVVVYDLPPETVCVEPESGPPNGLNTTPRPVTPANPLEADMTWRWHSLA; from the coding sequence GTGCCTGACGAAGAACTGCACCTGAGCGCGGGGGACGCGCGGCTGACGGTGAATGCCGCCACCGGGCGCGTCGCGAATTTCCGTCTCGGAGATATCGAGGTGCTGCGGACCGGCGCGCGGTTCGGCAGCTTCCCGATGGCGCCCTGGTGCGGGCGCATGCGCAATGGCGAATTGCGGTGGGAGGGCACCACCTACCAGCTGCCGCGCACCGCGGAGCCGCACGCCATCCACGGCACCGTGCGCGACCACCCGTGGGAGGTCGTCGAGCGCTCGGAGACGATACTGGTACTGGCGCAGCAGCTTCGCGAGCCGTGGCCGTTCCGCGGCCGCGTCACCCAGTCCTTCGACCTCGCCCCCGACTCCGCCGCATTCCGCATGACCGTGGAGTCGGCGTCGGATCCCTTTCCCGCCCAGGTCGGTTGGCACCCCTGGTTCCAGCGCCGCCTGACCCCCACCGGCAAGGACGTCGAGATCGACTTCACCCCCGGCTGGCAGGAGGAGCGCGGCGCCGACTACCTGCCCACCGGCAACCACATCGCGCCGCTGCCCGGCCCCTGGGACGACTGCTTCGGCATGCCCGACGGCGTCCGCGTCACCCTCACCTGGCCCGAAACCCTCCGGCTGACCATCACCAGCCCCACCCGCTGGGTCGTCGTCTACGACCTCCCTCCCGAAACGGTCTGCGTCGAACCCGAATCCGGCCCACCCAACGGCCTCAACACCACCCCCCGCCCGGTCACCCCCGCCAACCCCCTCGAAGCCGACATGACATGGCGCTGGCACTCCCTCGCCTGA
- a CDS encoding FUSC family protein → MPSLSARFRVPAARSYRSLRRALPMQGMFRLRPVADTWLRSGLSAVIAIGVPEVVLLILGRLDLALYTSAGGLCALYAHGLPYAARARTLAWVVFGMTAGTGVALATAVLTDSAIIKVAVIALLAGVFKMVCEATRIGPPNNIIFTFVSATAAFVPQRAGDVPGHLGLVLLGGLLAWLVCMAPGLIRPHDPERFAVARVLEATAALLRAEPGASPTHRLRHDAAAAVHVAWHTLGLVPARSHTRAAELTALSHLVVRAESLTATRQSDRADVLVGWARELRRGRPVPVLDCRPGEKAELRGRAAEHADSRSVGGFRRVARAFAPHSTVFPIGMRVALGSAAAGWVSLALGVHRPYWAVVTATAVFVANTSLSWQRAVQRVAGNLGGVLLFTALVPVTHGAVALVVVSLVCLLLAEGTISRNYALATVFVTPMALIMTEFAVRHPARELITDRWLDTCVGAIVGTLVCFAIPNRRVTGRVEAALRNLTAITRAAPDRPTARADLTAALIELREAADTAAGEWWSAPLPEERIVAAERAGHRVLADLSTRAGVPR, encoded by the coding sequence ATGCCATCGCTCTCCGCTCGATTTCGCGTGCCTGCTGCCCGGTCGTATCGCAGCCTGCGCCGGGCCCTGCCGATGCAGGGCATGTTCCGGTTGCGGCCGGTGGCGGACACGTGGTTGCGGTCGGGGCTGAGCGCGGTGATCGCGATCGGGGTGCCGGAGGTGGTGCTGCTGATCCTGGGGCGGCTGGATCTGGCGCTGTATACGAGCGCGGGCGGGTTGTGCGCGCTGTACGCGCACGGGCTGCCCTATGCCGCGCGGGCGCGCACGCTGGCCTGGGTGGTGTTCGGCATGACGGCGGGCACGGGGGTGGCGCTGGCGACCGCGGTGCTCACCGACTCGGCGATCATCAAGGTCGCGGTGATCGCGCTGCTGGCGGGCGTGTTCAAGATGGTGTGCGAGGCCACCCGGATCGGGCCGCCCAACAACATCATCTTCACCTTCGTGAGCGCCACCGCGGCCTTCGTGCCGCAGCGGGCCGGGGATGTGCCCGGGCATCTGGGCCTGGTTCTGCTCGGCGGCCTGCTGGCATGGCTGGTCTGCATGGCGCCGGGACTGATCCGCCCGCACGATCCCGAGCGGTTCGCGGTGGCCCGGGTGCTGGAGGCCACCGCCGCGCTGCTGCGGGCCGAACCCGGTGCGTCGCCCACGCATCGGCTGCGGCACGATGCCGCGGCCGCCGTGCACGTCGCCTGGCACACCCTCGGCCTGGTGCCCGCGCGCTCGCACACCCGCGCCGCCGAGCTCACCGCCCTCTCACACCTGGTGGTCCGGGCCGAATCCCTCACCGCCACACGGCAATCCGACCGGGCCGACGTACTCGTCGGCTGGGCCCGCGAGCTGCGTCGCGGCCGACCGGTGCCGGTGCTGGACTGCCGTCCCGGCGAGAAGGCCGAACTGCGCGGTCGCGCCGCCGAGCACGCCGACAGCCGCAGTGTCGGCGGATTCCGCAGGGTCGCACGGGCATTCGCCCCGCACTCGACGGTGTTCCCGATCGGCATGCGGGTCGCGCTGGGCAGCGCGGCGGCCGGGTGGGTGTCGCTCGCGCTCGGCGTGCACCGCCCCTACTGGGCGGTGGTGACCGCGACCGCCGTCTTCGTCGCCAATACTTCTCTGTCATGGCAGCGTGCGGTGCAGCGGGTGGCGGGTAATCTCGGCGGGGTGCTGCTGTTCACCGCGCTCGTACCGGTCACCCACGGGGCCGTGGCGTTGGTCGTGGTCTCGCTGGTGTGCCTGCTCCTCGCGGAGGGCACCATCTCCCGGAACTACGCGCTCGCCACCGTTTTCGTGACGCCGATGGCGCTGATCATGACCGAGTTCGCGGTCCGGCACCCGGCGCGGGAACTGATCACCGACCGCTGGCTGGACACCTGTGTGGGCGCGATCGTCGGCACCCTCGTCTGTTTCGCGATCCCCAACCGCCGCGTCACCGGCCGGGTCGAGGCGGCGCTGCGAAATCTGACCGCCATCACCCGGGCGGCCCCCGACCGGCCCACGGCCCGCGCGGATCTCACCGCCGCGCTCATCGAGCTGCGCGAGGCCGCCGACACCGCGGCCGGCGAATGGTGGAGCGCGCCACTGCCGGAGGAGCGGATCGTGGCGGCCGAACGCGCGGGCCATCGGGTGCTCGCCGACCTGTCGACCCGGGCGGGCGTGCCGCGATGA
- a CDS encoding MarR family winged helix-turn-helix transcriptional regulator, with protein sequence MSPAEDAVAGVLRQWADTHPNLDLGPIAILGRLNRCAALLQRVTDAPLGRENLSRPEFDILCALRRVGGELTPGRLARETFASPAAVTKRVRGLEDRGLVTRRSDRRDRRVTHLGITDTGRTLIDRLLPQQLSYEHALLSGLPEPERDNLARILSDLLLMLEGRLGGLDH encoded by the coding sequence ATGAGCCCGGCGGAGGATGCGGTCGCCGGGGTGCTGCGGCAGTGGGCAGACACCCACCCGAACCTGGACCTCGGCCCCATCGCCATCCTCGGCCGCCTCAATCGCTGTGCGGCACTGCTGCAACGGGTCACCGACGCCCCGCTCGGCCGCGAGAACCTGAGCCGCCCCGAATTCGACATCCTCTGCGCCCTGCGCCGCGTCGGCGGCGAACTCACCCCCGGCCGCCTGGCCCGCGAAACCTTCGCCTCCCCCGCCGCCGTCACCAAACGCGTTCGCGGCCTGGAGGATCGGGGCCTGGTCACCCGCCGCTCCGACCGCCGCGACCGCCGCGTCACCCACCTCGGCATCACCGACACCGGCCGCACCCTCATCGACCGCCTACTCCCACAACAACTCTCCTACGAACACGCCCTCCTCTCCGGCCTCCCCGAACCCGAACGCGACAACCTGGCCCGAATCCTCAGCGACCTCCTCCTCATGCTCGAGGGCCGCCTGGGCGGCCTCGACCACTGA
- a CDS encoding glycosyltransferase family 4 protein, protein MPGADALIYKIADTGAPLHIVMIAPPYFEVPPAGYGGVEAVVAQLADALVARGHRVTLLGAGRAGTTARFIPVWDTILSDRLGDPFPEVLNALKVRQIVAELARTDHIDVIHDHTFAGPLNAPLYHDLGIATVVTVHGPVDGEAQEYYRTLADTTHLVAISDRQRSLAPDLNWVGRVHNAIRASEWPFRVKKQDFALFLGRYVSYKGPDLALRAAQAAGIPLVLAAKMNEPPEKAYFTKSVRPLLSPRDVVFGEADAVAKKLLLSSARCLLFPIRWEEPFGIVMIEAMACGTPVVALRGGAVDEVVEDGVTGIICDDPSDLPAAIAEAHRIDPAACRRRVIDRFSVDHLGAGYESAYYTALAAHHSRSLPDRPLSLAGQAAYDLGVLASEE, encoded by the coding sequence CTGCCCGGCGCCGACGCATTGATCTACAAAATCGCCGATACCGGTGCGCCGTTGCACATCGTGATGATTGCTCCGCCCTATTTCGAGGTACCGCCCGCCGGTTACGGCGGCGTCGAGGCCGTGGTCGCGCAATTGGCCGACGCGCTGGTGGCGCGGGGCCATCGGGTGACGCTGCTCGGCGCCGGACGCGCCGGGACCACCGCGCGTTTCATTCCGGTGTGGGACACCATCCTGTCCGACCGCCTGGGCGATCCGTTCCCCGAGGTGCTCAACGCCCTCAAGGTCCGCCAGATCGTCGCCGAGCTGGCCCGCACCGACCATATCGACGTGATTCACGACCACACCTTCGCCGGACCGCTGAACGCCCCGCTGTATCACGACCTCGGGATCGCGACCGTGGTGACGGTGCACGGCCCGGTCGACGGGGAGGCGCAGGAGTACTACCGGACGCTCGCGGACACCACGCATCTGGTCGCCATCAGCGATCGGCAGCGGTCGCTCGCACCCGACCTCAACTGGGTGGGCCGGGTGCACAATGCGATTCGGGCGAGCGAATGGCCGTTTCGGGTGAAAAAACAGGATTTCGCGCTGTTCCTCGGGCGATATGTCTCGTACAAAGGACCGGATCTGGCATTGCGGGCCGCGCAGGCGGCGGGAATCCCATTGGTATTGGCCGCGAAGATGAACGAGCCGCCGGAAAAGGCGTACTTCACCAAATCGGTACGGCCGCTGCTGTCCCCGCGCGACGTCGTCTTCGGCGAAGCCGACGCGGTAGCCAAAAAGCTGCTGCTCTCGTCAGCGCGATGCCTGCTGTTCCCGATCCGCTGGGAGGAGCCCTTCGGCATCGTGATGATCGAGGCCATGGCCTGCGGCACGCCGGTGGTGGCCCTGCGCGGCGGCGCGGTCGACGAGGTGGTCGAGGACGGCGTCACCGGCATCATCTGCGACGACCCGTCCGACCTCCCCGCCGCCATCGCCGAGGCGCACCGCATCGACCCGGCCGCCTGCCGCCGCCGCGTCATCGACCGCTTCTCGGTAGACCACCTGGGCGCAGGCTACGAATCCGCCTACTACACCGCCCTGGCCGCCCACCACTCCCGCTCCCTCCCCGACCGCCCCCTCTCCCTCGCCGGCCAAGCCGCCTACGACCTCGGCGTCCTCGCCTCCGAGGAGTAG
- a CDS encoding erythromycin esterase family protein — MSSQDQVGAELAAWFRDHATLLGSLEVDDSLDDLEPLRDIVGDARIVAVGEGAHFVTEFHRARQRVVRFLLERLGFTVVTYEFGFGAGFDVDRWVQGETDAELAVVSPAAARWGASDFLHWLRRYNATAARRVRFGGIDLPEAAGSLRPVLDPVADYLREVDPDSLPTLDAVLDIADRALAGAGSGAAAAPAWAVLDPADQDAVTAGLARLLLRLRSLEPRHVSRCGRPRFEIARRLLEAATHTDYTFRAAAAMMAGRVADMSVREIYLAESVRWQLEQEDPDARMVLLAHNSHILRTPIDFGGTITGLPMGLHLDRMFGADYRPVALTHTAGSVPEMAPDPAAAVGFSLVDAELAAPEPGTVEAALVGAGLGERITLTDVRPSPRAEGRPLLDGILSQSTPMRMPVPDAFDAVLSVPTTTRDQTVQF, encoded by the coding sequence GTGAGCAGTCAAGATCAAGTCGGGGCCGAACTCGCCGCCTGGTTCCGCGACCACGCGACCCTGCTCGGGTCGCTCGAGGTGGACGATTCGCTCGACGATCTGGAGCCGCTGCGCGATATCGTCGGCGACGCGCGCATCGTGGCGGTGGGCGAGGGCGCGCACTTCGTCACCGAATTCCACCGGGCGCGACAGCGAGTCGTGCGGTTCCTGCTGGAGCGTCTCGGATTCACCGTTGTCACTTACGAATTCGGCTTCGGCGCGGGCTTCGACGTGGACCGCTGGGTGCAGGGCGAGACCGATGCGGAGCTGGCCGTCGTGAGCCCGGCCGCCGCGCGGTGGGGCGCGAGCGACTTCCTGCACTGGCTGCGCCGCTACAACGCGACGGCGGCCCGGCGGGTGCGCTTCGGCGGTATCGACCTGCCGGAGGCGGCCGGTTCGCTACGGCCGGTGCTCGATCCGGTGGCCGACTACCTGCGCGAGGTCGACCCCGACTCGCTGCCGACGCTGGACGCGGTGCTGGACATCGCCGATCGCGCCCTCGCGGGTGCCGGGTCGGGCGCGGCCGCCGCACCGGCCTGGGCCGTGCTGGACCCCGCCGACCAGGACGCCGTCACCGCGGGCCTGGCCCGGCTGCTGCTGCGCCTGCGCTCGCTGGAGCCGCGGCACGTATCCCGCTGCGGCCGACCGCGTTTCGAGATCGCCCGGCGACTGCTGGAGGCGGCGACCCACACCGACTACACGTTCCGGGCGGCGGCCGCGATGATGGCCGGGCGCGTCGCGGACATGTCGGTGCGCGAGATCTATCTCGCCGAATCGGTGCGCTGGCAGCTGGAGCAGGAGGATCCCGACGCGCGGATGGTGCTGCTGGCCCACAACAGTCACATTCTGCGCACCCCGATCGACTTCGGCGGGACGATCACCGGGCTGCCCATGGGCCTGCATCTGGATCGCATGTTCGGCGCCGACTACCGGCCGGTGGCGTTGACGCACACCGCGGGCAGTGTGCCCGAGATGGCGCCGGATCCGGCTGCGGCCGTGGGCTTCTCGCTGGTGGACGCGGAGCTGGCGGCACCGGAGCCCGGCACCGTCGAGGCGGCGCTGGTCGGCGCCGGGCTGGGCGAGCGGATCACGCTGACCGATGTGCGGCCCTCGCCGCGCGCCGAGGGCCGCCCCCTGCTCGACGGAATCCTTTCGCAGAGCACACCTATGCGCATGCCCGTCCCGGACGCCTTCGACGCGGTGCTGTCCGTGCCGACCACGACCCGTGATCAGACCGTCCAGTTCTGA